From a region of the Babylonia areolata isolate BAREFJ2019XMU chromosome 25, ASM4173473v1, whole genome shotgun sequence genome:
- the LOC143299784 gene encoding dystroglycan 1-like has product MMAVLPRTWCVMVTVTMMVTVVHVSWGAEEEEGGGGGGGKGGITLLWGIADTTASVGRLFRYHIPGDAFQGTVAKYEVVEAGKDHLPSWLHFLPAQNLLKGVPAPSDAGQPVYLEVTAHGPDGRTASDVFSVSVSADSQTMSLGQPLRFKKTQEGPEVVRCKREEPETVATIVVDAEMGDLGVEERLALVERFLGHMGLGEEMVKVVPAKARLLEDASALVTGSGDIGSGGEARHAGVALSWLVGCGKVEKGHFPVLQRLDEDSSSGVMGRALGRPVVGWRVTNTRLQQQQQQHGLKRRRRQVRATATLGITISPPTATDAGSTETDTMTHEVVVMSSPTFTLEPSPTQPDMPQTTTTTPTPEPTTTTTTTEKTTPQPVEPSTKPTTKKPTTTDTPTLPPTTTTTTTPTTTTSTTTTTTTTTTTTTTEPTTTTSTTTTTTTKKPRTMKPTQPPVVECQKPIVLKPFTKVVFFVGEIIDYTIPNDIFSACGEGGTRDMDLLLFKDTSTMIPDDWFLQFDQEGQRVWGLAEQPGTYNMTLVANLRDPAFITIATLRIIVRRPKGRKARITHQMSMTIDADFTDFNRSLVKKLDLSRKVAGVFGDENTSALTVTKIAPGSVIYSFTNNTLVGGSCPVGDITALADKLVIGGTLNPDAMEKLKPWVLTGAGITPAGDCEGRSDFPQRSASIVTSPPPVPTTTTPTTTTTMEEVKTKSAVPTDAPSMEKTTTKGKGAGGNITGVATADKTSDDDIWITTVVPAVVIVAILLVALLIACVLYRKKRKGKMSLEDKNTFVNRGTPVIFPDELDDKPNDSTKPLLIEGSPPAPPPEYRSRGHSASPPQNHHHHSHPPHHPSFPRDVTPPTDEMEMEVDANSPLYHPPPPVTASSGKQARPPHVQQPYRSQPPEIHP; this is encoded by the exons gTGGTGGAAGCAGGGAAGGACCACCTCCCATCATGGCTGCACTTCCTGCCAGCCCAGAACCTCCTGAAGGGAGTCCCCGCCCCCTCCGATGCCGGCCAGCCGGTGTACCTGGAGGTAACGGCCCATGGCCCTGACGGCCGCACGGCCAGCGATGTCTTCTCCGTCTCAGTCAGCGCCGACTCGCAGACCATGTCTTTGGGCCAGCCACTGCGCTTCAAGAAGACACAGGAAGGACCGGAAGTTGTCCGCTGCAAGCGGGAGGAACCGGAGACAGTGGCCACGATCGTGGTGGACGCGGAAATGGGCGACCTGGGGGTGGAGGAACGCTTGGCCTTGGTGGAGCGCTTCCTGGGCCAcatggggctgggggaggagatGGTGAAGGTGGTGCCCGCGAAGGCCCGGCTGCTGGAAGACGCCTCAGCGCTGGTGACGGGCAGCGGGGACATCGGCAGTGGTGGGGAGGCCAGGCACGCCGGGGTGGCTCTATCGTGGCTGGTGGGATgcggcaag GTGGAGAAGGGCCACTTCCCGGTGCTGCAGCGGCTGGACGAGGACTCCAGCAGCGGGGTGATGGGTCGAGCCCTGGGCCGGCCCGTGGTGGGCTGGAGGGTCACCAACACGCgcctccagcagcagcagcagcagcacgggtTGAAGAGGCGACGGCGACAGGTCCGGGCCACCGCCACCCTCGGCATCACCATCTCCCCCCCAACCGCCACGGACGCTGGGAGCACGGAGACGGACACCATGACGCACGAG gtggtggtgatgtcctCCCCCACGTTCACCCTGGAGCCCAGCCCCACCCAGCCCGACATgccccagaccaccaccaccacccccactcctgagcccaccaccaccaccaccaccacggagaAGACGACGCCACAGCCGGTTGAGCCGTCCACCAAACCGACGACCAAGAAGCCCACAacgacagacacccccaccctccctcccaccaccactaccaccaccactcccaccactacaacctctactaccaccactactacaactacaactactactactactactgaacccaccaccactacttcgactactaccacaaccacgaCTAAG AAGCCGAGGACAATGAAGCCGACCCAGCCGCCGGTGGTTGAGTGCCAGAAGCCGATAGTGCTGAAGCCGTTCACCAAGGTGGTGTTCTTTGTGGGCGAGATCATCGACTACACCATCCCCAACGACATCTTCTCCgcctgtggggagggggggacccgAGACATGGACCTCCTCCTGTTCAA GGACACCAGCACGATGATCCCGGACGACTGGTTCCTGCAGTTTGACCAGGAGGGGCAGCGGGTGTGGGGCCTGGCGGAGCAGCCAGGGACCTACAACATGACGCTGGTAGCCAACCTGCGAGACCCCGCcttcatcaccatcgccaccctCCGCATCATCGTGCGCCGGCCCAAGGGGCGCAAGGCGCGCATCACCCACCAGATGAGCATGACCATCGACGCTGACTTCACCGACTTCAACCGCAGCCTGGTGAAGAAGCTGGACCTGAGCAGAAAG GTGGCAGGCGTGTTTGGCGATGAGAACACCAGCGCCCTGACGGTGACCAAGATTGCGCCAGGCTCTGTCATCTACAGTTTCACCAACAACACGCTGGTCGGAGGCAGCTGTCCCGTGGGGGACATCACGGCCCTAGCCGACAAACTGGTGATTGGCGGGACCCTCAACCCTGATGCCATGGAGAAGCTGAAACCCTGGGTCCTCACCGGGGCCGGCATCACCCCGGCCGGGGACTGCGAGGGTCGTTCAGACTTCCCCCAGAGGTCTGCATCAATTGTGACATCCCCCCCACCTgtgccaaccaccaccacccccacaaccaccaccaccatggaagAGGTGAAGACCAAGTCTGCTGTTCCCACGGACGCCCCAAGCatggagaagacgacgacgaagggCAAGGGGGCTGGAGGCAACATCACAGGCGTGGCGACGGCGGACAAGACTAGCGATGACGACATCTGGATCACGACGGTGGTGCCGGCAGTTGTGATCGTGGCTATCCTGTTGGTGGCGCTGCTGATCGCCTGCGTGCTGTACCGCAAAAAGCGCAAGGGCAAGATGAGCCTGGAGGACAAGAACACCTTCGTCAACCGCGGCACCCCTGTCATCTTCCCCGACGAGCTGGACGACAAGCCCAATGACTCCACCAAGCCGCTCCTCATCGAGGGCagccccccagcaccccccccggAATACCGCAGTCGGGGCCACAGTGCCAGCCCcccacagaaccaccaccaccactcccaccctccccaccacccctccttccctcggGATGTGACACCACCCACGGACgagatggagatggaggtggacgccaactcccccctctaccaccccccgccacccgtCACGGCCAGCAGTGGCAAGCAGGCCCGGCCCCCCCACGTCCAACAGCCCTACCGCTCACAGCCCCCGGAGATCCACCCCTAG